The Terriglobia bacterium genome has a window encoding:
- a CDS encoding CopG family transcriptional regulator, producing the protein MADSEKITINMSPVDLGKIDLLVEQGHYSNRTDFIRTAIRSQLEKHTDEVQQAVSLYSFLVGVVVYDRARFERLKAKHKKLKLTVMGALNLSKDIPPALACEVIESVRVRGIFNASEEVKAALADKLQ; encoded by the coding sequence ATGGCGGACAGCGAAAAGATCACTATTAACATGAGCCCGGTGGACCTCGGCAAGATTGACTTGCTGGTGGAACAGGGGCACTATTCCAATCGTACCGATTTCATCCGCACGGCGATCCGGTCACAGCTCGAAAAACACACGGACGAGGTTCAACAGGCGGTCTCCCTGTATTCGTTTCTCGTCGGGGTGGTGGTTTATGATCGTGCCAGGTTCGAAAGGCTCAAGGCCAAGCACAAGAAGCTGAAGTTGACCGTCATGGGGGCGCTGAATCTCTCGAAGGACATCCCCCCCGCCCTGGCCTGCGAGGTCATCGAATCGGTGCGGGTGCGCGGAATCTTTAATGCCAGCGAGGAAGTCAAAGCGGCCCTGGCGGACAAGCTCCAGTAG
- a CDS encoding ABC transporter permease — MRDLLDLIFEAVLNAVLEVQEYTLHCYRAFTNLFHRPHYLQETLVQMDIIGVGSLTIICLTGFFTGAVLAMQSAKSLQSFGAVGLTGQLVAVSLVRELGPVLSALMMAGRNSSGMASEIGSMVVSDQILAMRALGTDPSKKLVTPRLVATVTMLPLLTAVCDFIGIFGGYIVSRFLLHISSALYWSTVYHNLTYNDLLEGLLKPFVFGAIVATVGCYCGIRTYGGTQGVGRSTTQAVVAASILILAVDAVLTRIALVFFR; from the coding sequence ATGAGAGATTTGTTGGACCTGATCTTTGAGGCTGTGCTCAACGCGGTTCTTGAGGTTCAGGAATATACCCTTCACTGCTATCGCGCCTTCACCAACCTGTTCCACCGCCCGCATTATTTGCAGGAAACCCTGGTCCAGATGGACATTATCGGGGTCGGGTCGCTGACCATCATCTGTCTGACAGGATTCTTTACCGGGGCGGTGTTGGCCATGCAATCGGCCAAGAGCCTGCAATCCTTCGGGGCGGTCGGTTTGACAGGCCAGCTGGTCGCCGTCTCCCTGGTGAGAGAGTTGGGGCCGGTCCTGAGCGCGCTGATGATGGCGGGCCGCAACAGTTCAGGGATGGCCTCGGAGATTGGATCCATGGTCGTCAGCGACCAGATCCTTGCGATGCGGGCCCTCGGCACCGATCCCAGCAAGAAGCTTGTGACCCCGCGCCTGGTGGCTACCGTGACCATGCTGCCGCTGTTGACGGCGGTCTGTGATTTTATTGGAATATTTGGCGGCTATATTGTGTCCCGGTTCTTGCTCCACATCTCGTCGGCGCTCTATTGGTCCACGGTTTATCATAATTTGACTTACAACGATCTGCTGGAAGGCCTGTTGAAACCTTTTGTGTTTGGAGCGATTGTTGCAACGGTCGGTTGCTACTGTGGAATCCGGACTTACGGAGGCACCCAGGGAGTGGGACGGAGCACGACCCAGGCGGTCGTGGCCGCTTCCATTCTGATTCTTGCGGTCGACGCGGTTTTGACCCGGATCGCCCTGGTGTTTTTCCGATGA
- a CDS encoding ATP-binding cassette domain-containing protein, producing MTSPSPFRIEAPATEAVIEVREVGLSFEDFRVLDRVSFVVKEGETKIILGESGSGKTVLIKLIAGLIRPDEGRIFVNRQEITALSEDKLMPIRKNIGIVFQETALFDSLTVLENVAYRLHEEGGQGEGEIEQQVREVLGFVGLEDVIHLMPSDLSGGMRRRVALARALITKPKIILYDEPTAGLDPLTGRTIVEMILKLRDREGVTSVFVTHRLTDAFTLASERVVAAGGEIGFDTVDLRSPQSLDLHTSFIVLKDGRIAFEGNERELLQAKQTHPFIRQFLS from the coding sequence ATGACGTCACCTTCCCCATTCCGCATCGAGGCGCCCGCAACCGAAGCGGTCATTGAAGTGAGGGAGGTGGGTCTTTCCTTTGAGGATTTTCGAGTCCTGGACAGGGTATCCTTCGTCGTCAAAGAAGGGGAGACCAAGATCATTCTGGGGGAGAGTGGATCCGGCAAGACGGTCCTCATCAAACTGATTGCCGGGTTGATTCGCCCGGACGAGGGGCGGATTTTTGTTAATCGTCAGGAAATTACGGCGCTCAGTGAAGACAAACTCATGCCCATCCGGAAGAACATCGGGATTGTTTTTCAAGAGACAGCGCTCTTCGATTCCTTGACTGTGCTGGAGAATGTCGCATATCGATTGCATGAAGAAGGAGGACAGGGGGAAGGAGAGATCGAACAACAGGTGCGCGAAGTGTTGGGATTTGTCGGGCTTGAAGATGTCATTCATCTGATGCCGTCCGACCTCTCGGGCGGGATGCGGCGACGGGTCGCCCTGGCACGGGCCTTGATCACCAAGCCGAAAATCATTCTCTATGATGAGCCGACCGCGGGCCTGGACCCGCTGACCGGTCGGACCATTGTGGAAATGATCTTGAAGTTGCGAGACCGGGAAGGCGTGACCTCAGTTTTTGTGACGCACCGTTTGACCGATGCCTTTACGCTTGCCAGCGAGCGGGTAGTGGCGGCAGGAGGCGAGATTGGCTTTGACACCGTCGATTTACGAAGTCCACAATCTCTCGATCTGCATACTTCCTTCATTGTTTTGAAGGACGGAAGGATCGCATTCGAAGGGAACGAAAGGGAACTGTTGCAGGCCAAACAGACTCATCCCTTCATCCGGCAATTTTTGTCGTGA
- a CDS encoding MlaD family protein, with protein sequence MAQSRKVTLSEVRVGMLVVVSFAILVVAIFFISGKGGVFTSRFHVKTYLPAASGLKEGAPVWLAGVEVGKVDRVAISTNQDPLRAVEISMSIRNDYEKDIRTDSKARLGSIGLLGDKYIELTRGMRGTPVGEGGTVEGSEEADIKKLVESSNDLLANLDVLSDKVKSITEKIDKGEGSVGKFINDPTLYNNVSHTVQVASDLMDQMKRGQGSIGKLLVDTELYDHFNVAAEKLNRIADRLEAGQGTIGKLLKDETLYNNLNETVGKSKTIVGRIEKGEGTLGKLTTEQELYNKMNHALDRITALADKIDRGDGTVGRLMNDKELYNNLNAASAEVVKLIYDFRKNPKRFLTIKVRIF encoded by the coding sequence ATGGCTCAATCCAGAAAAGTGACATTGTCAGAGGTGCGGGTCGGGATGCTTGTGGTGGTGAGTTTTGCCATCCTGGTCGTCGCAATTTTCTTCATTAGCGGCAAAGGGGGCGTCTTCACCTCACGGTTCCACGTAAAAACGTACCTGCCCGCCGCCTCGGGACTGAAGGAAGGCGCCCCCGTGTGGCTGGCGGGTGTGGAGGTCGGGAAGGTCGACCGGGTGGCAATTTCCACTAACCAGGATCCGCTCCGGGCGGTTGAAATTTCGATGTCGATCAGAAATGATTATGAAAAGGACATCCGCACCGATTCGAAAGCCCGTCTGGGTTCCATTGGCCTCTTGGGGGACAAGTACATCGAACTTACCCGTGGGATGAGAGGAACGCCTGTCGGGGAAGGCGGGACCGTCGAAGGATCGGAGGAGGCAGACATCAAGAAACTGGTCGAATCGTCAAACGATTTGCTGGCGAACCTGGATGTCCTCAGTGATAAAGTCAAATCGATCACTGAAAAAATCGACAAGGGGGAGGGATCGGTGGGTAAATTTATCAATGACCCGACCCTGTACAACAATGTCTCCCACACCGTCCAGGTGGCCTCTGACCTCATGGACCAGATGAAGCGGGGCCAGGGCTCGATTGGCAAACTCCTGGTCGACACGGAGTTGTACGACCATTTTAATGTGGCGGCGGAGAAGTTAAACCGGATCGCGGATCGTTTGGAGGCGGGGCAGGGTACGATTGGGAAGCTCTTGAAGGACGAGACGCTTTACAACAACCTGAATGAGACCGTCGGGAAGTCAAAAACAATCGTCGGTCGGATCGAGAAGGGAGAGGGGACCCTCGGGAAATTGACGACAGAGCAGGAACTCTATAACAAGATGAATCATGCCCTCGACCGGATCACCGCCCTTGCCGACAAGATTGACCGGGGTGACGGGACTGTCGGACGGCTGATGAACGACAAGGAGTTGTACAACAACCTGAATGCCGCCTCGGCGGAGGTCGTCAAGTTGATTTATGACTTCCGTAAGAATCCGAAACGCTTCCTTACCATTAAGGTCAGGATCTTCTAA
- a CDS encoding transglycosylase SLT domain-containing protein, whose product MNVKQSSGLDGGRVVCFPALLHHSSWLNRAVVLLVCLLSLPVVGWGPGSWAAPSPQSESLETLAKQLAATGAPSVAHQLALISQQSEDPEAAALASFVLGYSAYQNGDFKAAAGFFAHPNLNNLIIADYSVLFLARSQHRLKSYAAAITTLENFSSRFQTSRLVIDANIERCQVWNENGESGRCVQLLQSLPNLETTPRLMLVLAQAHDSGSNWSAEAGLLQRIAYEYPLSPEAPQARDMLQTLRRLHATSVAMPLAAAVLARAETFYGQKRYKESLSDYQSLLISGKKSSQRLSTEERAYLGLKIGECLLRLGRLREAGNAVAKATPLAGEKEAERQYTAAELKRKKSARSSEDFERAVIQLEEKFPSSPWTEAGIFSLGNYFLVHHDRPRATVEFEKIVQRFPKGRNASECLFRVAWSAYLRRDYPAAQAAFKSFVGLYPDSSRAGPALYWIGRIAEMSNPQEAAGYLAEVSRAFGENVYAQSARGRLSKLRLREDEEKLEPALPNLKPKISLEDPAPAEMATSDSLKRADVFRKLSLLDLAARELRTLLDRTRSVEATKELAGIYLTRQNYGAAMATVRQAFPEYYRASLDQLPVELWQALFPLPYWSTIRAEAQRKGVDPYLVAALIRQESAFDTDAKSHANAQGLMQLLPREARRYAKKEKLSRWRPKNIYTPEINIRLGVAYLVDTLHRFNGRLELALAAYNAGDDRVIAWTQEQSMAGMAEDPMEFIESIPFTETRDYVQILLRNLNYYKKIYPQNGTTP is encoded by the coding sequence TTGAATGTCAAGCAATCCTCGGGACTAGACGGCGGGCGCGTCGTTTGTTTTCCTGCCCTTCTGCATCATTCCTCCTGGTTGAATCGTGCGGTCGTCCTTCTTGTGTGCCTGCTTTCCCTTCCCGTTGTTGGATGGGGTCCGGGAAGTTGGGCCGCCCCGTCACCCCAATCCGAATCATTAGAGACCCTGGCCAAACAACTGGCGGCAACAGGGGCTCCCTCGGTGGCGCACCAGCTCGCCCTGATCTCCCAGCAGTCAGAAGATCCTGAGGCTGCGGCGCTAGCTTCCTTTGTCCTGGGTTATTCTGCATACCAGAACGGCGATTTCAAAGCAGCGGCCGGGTTCTTTGCCCATCCCAATCTTAACAATCTCATTATTGCAGATTATTCCGTACTATTCCTGGCGCGGAGTCAGCATCGACTGAAGTCTTATGCCGCCGCCATCACCACACTTGAGAATTTTTCGAGCCGATTTCAAACCAGCCGTTTGGTGATCGATGCCAACATCGAACGCTGTCAGGTTTGGAATGAGAATGGCGAGTCTGGTCGTTGCGTTCAGCTGCTGCAGTCGCTTCCTAATCTGGAGACTACGCCTCGGCTCATGCTTGTCTTGGCCCAAGCACATGATTCGGGCTCAAACTGGAGTGCAGAAGCCGGCCTCTTGCAACGAATCGCCTATGAGTATCCATTGAGTCCGGAAGCTCCGCAAGCCAGGGACATGCTCCAAACCCTTCGCCGCCTTCACGCGACGTCGGTTGCTATGCCCTTGGCGGCCGCCGTGTTGGCTCGGGCAGAGACTTTTTATGGTCAGAAGCGATATAAAGAGTCCCTCTCTGACTATCAGAGTCTCCTCATTTCCGGAAAGAAATCAAGCCAGCGCTTGTCAACAGAAGAGCGGGCCTACCTTGGGTTGAAAATAGGCGAGTGCCTGTTGCGTCTCGGACGCCTTCGAGAAGCTGGAAATGCGGTGGCCAAGGCGACTCCGCTGGCGGGGGAGAAAGAGGCCGAACGACAATATACCGCGGCGGAGCTAAAAAGAAAGAAATCGGCACGATCCTCGGAGGACTTTGAACGAGCCGTCATTCAGCTTGAAGAAAAGTTTCCCTCCAGCCCTTGGACAGAGGCGGGCATCTTCTCGCTGGGGAATTACTTCCTCGTTCATCATGACCGTCCCCGCGCCACAGTCGAGTTTGAGAAGATTGTCCAGCGATTTCCCAAGGGCAGAAATGCTTCGGAGTGCCTCTTCCGGGTGGCCTGGAGTGCCTACTTGAGACGAGACTATCCCGCTGCGCAGGCGGCCTTCAAGAGTTTTGTGGGGCTTTATCCGGATTCCAGCCGGGCGGGTCCGGCCCTTTATTGGATAGGACGAATCGCCGAGATGTCGAATCCCCAGGAAGCTGCAGGCTATCTGGCTGAGGTGAGCCGGGCATTTGGGGAAAATGTCTATGCTCAATCGGCTCGCGGGCGGCTGTCCAAATTGCGCCTCCGTGAAGACGAGGAAAAACTGGAACCGGCGCTACCTAATCTCAAGCCAAAGATTTCCCTGGAGGACCCTGCGCCAGCGGAGATGGCGACAAGCGATTCCTTGAAGCGTGCCGATGTATTCAGGAAGCTCTCTCTGCTGGACCTGGCGGCCCGGGAACTGCGCACCCTTCTTGACCGAACCCGCTCGGTCGAAGCCACCAAGGAACTTGCCGGAATTTATTTGACTCGTCAGAACTATGGCGCCGCCATGGCGACGGTGAGACAGGCCTTCCCCGAATACTACCGGGCTTCACTGGACCAGCTGCCCGTGGAGTTGTGGCAAGCGCTCTTCCCGCTGCCTTATTGGTCCACCATCCGTGCCGAAGCACAACGGAAAGGCGTGGATCCCTATCTCGTGGCAGCACTCATCCGGCAGGAGTCAGCGTTCGATACGGATGCTAAATCCCATGCAAATGCGCAGGGGTTAATGCAGTTGTTGCCGCGGGAGGCGCGAAGATATGCAAAGAAGGAGAAGCTCTCTCGTTGGCGCCCTAAAAACATCTACACTCCCGAAATCAATATCCGGTTGGGTGTGGCCTATCTGGTAGACACCCTGCACCGTTTCAACGGGAGATTAGAGCTGGCACTGGCCGCTTACAATGCGGGCGATGACCGGGTGATCGCTTGGACGCAGGAACAGTCAATGGCGGGAATGGCAGAAGATCCCATGGAGTTCATTGAGAGTATTCCGTTTACTGAGACCCGGGATTATGTTCAAATCCTCCTGCGCAATCTCAATTATTACAAAAAAATCTATCCCCAGAACGGGACTACCCCCTGA
- a CDS encoding aminotransferase class I/II-fold pyridoxal phosphate-dependent enzyme codes for MTRLAIEYKALNLAQGFPDFPAPAEIKAAAKEAIDSDINQYAITWGARSFREAIAGKVERTLGLSIDPETEITVCCGATECMMSTMLAIINPGDEVIIFEPFYENYGPDVVISDATPRFVRLQPPAKDDSTGVWHFDREELEGAFNQRTKAIVINTPNNPTGKVFTREELEFIASLCLRWNTLAITDEIYEHILFDGARHVAMAAIDGMRERTVLINGMSKTYSVTGWRVGYAIAPPGITNAIRKMHDFVSVGAPAPLQEAGAVAMRFPPSYYEQLALGYLHRRDRLLELLSRAGFRCFKPFGAYYIMTDISEFGFQNDVGFAEFLVRDVGVAAVPGSSFYKDPANGSQYLRFAFCKTEETFREAEIRLGKIKAKMERQGR; via the coding sequence ATGACTCGACTGGCCATCGAATACAAGGCCCTCAATCTGGCTCAGGGATTCCCCGATTTCCCTGCACCGGCGGAGATTAAAGCCGCCGCGAAGGAAGCGATTGACAGCGACATCAATCAATATGCGATCACCTGGGGGGCGCGATCCTTCCGGGAGGCTATTGCTGGAAAGGTGGAACGGACGCTGGGTCTCTCCATTGATCCGGAGACAGAAATCACCGTCTGCTGCGGGGCGACGGAGTGCATGATGTCGACTATGCTTGCCATCATCAACCCCGGGGATGAGGTGATTATCTTTGAGCCATTTTACGAAAACTATGGTCCGGATGTGGTCATCAGCGATGCGACGCCGCGGTTCGTCCGCTTGCAACCCCCCGCAAAGGATGACTCCACCGGGGTATGGCATTTCGATCGGGAGGAACTGGAGGGGGCCTTCAACCAACGGACCAAAGCAATCGTGATCAACACACCTAACAACCCCACCGGAAAGGTCTTCACGAGGGAGGAGCTGGAGTTTATTGCATCATTATGTCTTCGATGGAACACCCTGGCCATCACCGATGAGATCTATGAACATATCCTGTTCGATGGGGCGAGGCATGTCGCGATGGCAGCCATTGACGGGATGCGGGAACGGACCGTGCTGATCAACGGAATGTCGAAGACGTACAGTGTGACGGGCTGGCGGGTGGGTTATGCGATCGCCCCACCGGGGATCACCAATGCGATCCGGAAGATGCACGATTTTGTCAGCGTGGGGGCCCCGGCACCCCTGCAGGAAGCGGGGGCAGTCGCCATGCGTTTCCCTCCGTCCTACTACGAGCAATTGGCGCTCGGGTACTTGCATCGCCGCGACCGTCTGTTGGAGCTTCTATCACGCGCCGGCTTTCGATGCTTCAAGCCGTTCGGGGCGTATTACATTATGACCGATATTTCTGAGTTCGGTTTTCAAAACGACGTCGGGTTTGCCGAATTCCTGGTCAGGGATGTGGGAGTCGCAGCAGTTCCGGGGAGCAGCTTTTATAAGGATCCTGCCAATGGGAGCCAGTACCTTCGGTTCGCCTTCTGTAAGACCGAGGAAACTTTCAGGGAGGCAGAGATCCGGCTCGGGAAAATCAAAGCCAAGATGGAACGGCAGGGAAGATAG
- a CDS encoding zf-HC2 domain-containing protein, which produces MNCDQFKEKVLDFLYEEIPEEERAEAVLHLKACSSCNAEVNEFKLVRSDLAEWKDPAARDFSITVPYPSPLGFLKQWLIPEQWGLRNVAALATASAFLLLVAFSVLGTEIEISKNGFAFRADLLRRPDSAPSTPAEPRLSPASPAVLPSPSSINAQEPARSDILREVSRLIQESENRQEQLVKSEEIRLVNQLTSGYRTQLADLARRLNDKHKLDYVAVYDNLEQQRLADLQQIRMAFTSLDARTSQQAKQTQQLVDLIQKASYQPK; this is translated from the coding sequence ATGAATTGCGATCAATTCAAAGAGAAGGTTCTGGATTTTCTCTACGAGGAAATCCCGGAGGAAGAACGGGCTGAAGCGGTCCTCCATCTGAAGGCGTGCTCTTCCTGCAACGCCGAGGTGAATGAATTCAAGCTCGTTCGGAGTGATCTCGCCGAGTGGAAGGACCCTGCCGCCCGCGATTTCTCGATTACGGTTCCCTATCCATCCCCCCTGGGATTCCTAAAACAATGGTTGATTCCGGAGCAGTGGGGCTTGCGAAACGTCGCGGCGTTGGCGACCGCCTCCGCCTTTCTCCTGCTGGTGGCATTTTCCGTCTTAGGCACTGAGATCGAGATCTCAAAGAACGGCTTTGCATTTCGAGCTGACCTGCTGCGGCGGCCCGACTCGGCCCCCTCGACCCCTGCCGAACCGCGGCTTTCGCCGGCAAGCCCGGCGGTACTTCCGTCGCCCTCTTCCATCAATGCGCAGGAGCCGGCAAGGTCCGATATCCTCCGCGAGGTTAGCCGGCTGATCCAGGAAAGCGAAAACCGGCAGGAACAACTCGTCAAGTCTGAGGAGATCCGTCTCGTGAATCAATTGACCTCCGGATATCGAACCCAGCTGGCCGACCTGGCGAGGCGGCTCAACGATAAACACAAACTGGATTATGTGGCGGTGTATGACAATCTCGAGCAACAGCGGCTGGCCGACCTGCAGCAGATTCGCATGGCTTTCACATCGCTGGACGCACGCACTTCGCAGCAGGCAAAACAGACGCAACAGTTGGTGGATCTGATTCAGAAAGCCTCATATCAACCTAAATGA
- a CDS encoding sigma-70 family RNA polymerase sigma factor: MTDEALVKRTVRGDTHAYDELVVRWQRVIYNLVYRMLGKEHEAEEVCQDAFTAAYLNLKNFRREAKFSSWLYRIAINLSTSHLRKRQRTAWESLDEMREKGTMADLEAVQWNVGPRPSIEDHAIEQDRARRVRGAMDHLPPDCRIVLILKEYHGLTFKEIAEVLNVPTSTVKTRMYAGLSEMKKRLAREGLHEA; the protein is encoded by the coding sequence ATGACCGATGAAGCCCTGGTAAAGAGGACCGTTCGAGGCGACACGCACGCTTACGACGAGCTGGTGGTACGTTGGCAGCGTGTGATCTATAACCTCGTGTACCGGATGCTCGGTAAAGAACACGAGGCAGAGGAGGTGTGTCAGGACGCGTTTACCGCCGCTTACCTCAATCTCAAGAACTTTCGGCGGGAAGCCAAGTTTTCATCCTGGCTGTACCGCATCGCGATCAACCTGAGCACCTCCCACCTGCGGAAGCGTCAGCGCACGGCTTGGGAGTCACTGGACGAAATGCGCGAGAAAGGGACGATGGCGGATCTCGAAGCGGTTCAGTGGAACGTTGGGCCGCGACCCAGCATAGAAGACCATGCCATTGAGCAAGACAGAGCCCGCCGCGTCCGGGGCGCCATGGACCACCTGCCTCCGGACTGCCGGATTGTCCTCATCCTGAAGGAATATCACGGGCTCACGTTCAAGGAGATTGCAGAGGTCCTGAACGTTCCGACCAGCACTGTTAAGACGCGGATGTATGCGGGACTCAGCGAAATGAAAAAACGCCTGGCCCGCGAAGGGCTGCACGAAGCTTAA
- the aroC gene encoding chorismate synthase produces the protein MRFHFLTSGESHGPVLTTILTGLPAEVPVDLDFVNEELARRQAGYGRGARMKIEQDHATILSGIRFGRTIGSPVTLQIENRDWVNWQTAMDAKAEPADVVERKTVARPRPGHADLAGALKYNTKDLRNILERSSARETAARVAAGAVAKLFLSQFGIEVASHTVAVGPVALSESRTVSFDEIQALRSKPDSRLRCVDEETEQEMIRVIQQAASEGNTVGGCFEVVGKGIVAGLGSHISWETRIDGLLARAVMSIQAVKAVEIGEGIQNAFRLGAQVHDEILYQSEEHRFSRASNRSGGIEGGMTNGEEVRLRGYLKPISTLKTPLKSVDISSKTVDEAAFERSDVSVVPAAGVVAEAMVALVLTGCFLEKFGGDSLGETRRNYDGYCDQLRNF, from the coding sequence ATGAGGTTTCATTTCCTTACTTCAGGCGAGTCTCACGGACCGGTGCTGACCACGATCCTCACCGGGCTTCCCGCTGAGGTCCCTGTCGATTTGGATTTTGTCAATGAGGAGTTGGCGCGCCGACAGGCCGGATATGGCCGCGGTGCCCGCATGAAGATCGAGCAGGACCATGCCACGATTCTCTCGGGCATCCGCTTTGGCAGAACGATCGGTTCGCCGGTGACTCTGCAGATCGAGAATCGCGACTGGGTCAACTGGCAGACCGCCATGGATGCGAAGGCAGAGCCCGCTGATGTGGTTGAAAGGAAAACCGTGGCGCGTCCGCGACCCGGTCACGCCGACCTGGCTGGGGCCCTAAAATATAACACCAAGGACCTTCGCAACATCCTGGAACGCTCCAGTGCCCGCGAAACCGCGGCGCGGGTGGCGGCGGGTGCGGTGGCCAAACTCTTTCTCTCGCAGTTCGGGATTGAGGTGGCAAGCCATACGGTCGCGGTCGGGCCCGTAGCCCTCAGCGAATCCCGCACGGTGAGCTTCGACGAAATCCAGGCCCTTCGATCGAAACCTGACTCGCGGTTGAGGTGTGTGGATGAAGAGACAGAACAGGAGATGATTCGCGTCATTCAACAAGCCGCCTCGGAGGGCAACACCGTGGGCGGATGCTTCGAGGTGGTAGGGAAGGGCATTGTCGCCGGCTTGGGGTCCCACATCAGCTGGGAGACCCGCATCGATGGCCTGTTGGCCCGGGCGGTGATGTCGATCCAGGCGGTCAAGGCCGTGGAAATCGGAGAGGGCATCCAGAATGCATTTCGGTTGGGCGCCCAGGTCCACGACGAGATTCTTTACCAGAGCGAGGAGCACAGGTTCTCGAGGGCCTCGAACCGTTCCGGGGGCATTGAAGGCGGGATGACCAATGGCGAAGAAGTTCGACTGCGCGGCTATCTCAAACCCATCTCGACCTTGAAGACCCCGCTGAAGTCCGTGGACATCTCTTCGAAGACGGTCGACGAAGCCGCTTTTGAGCGGTCTGATGTGAGTGTCGTGCCGGCCGCGGGCGTTGTGGCGGAGGCCATGGTTGCCCTGGTCTTGACAGGATGCTTCCTTGAAAAATTTGGTGGTGATTCCCTGGGGGAAACCCGTCGGAATTATGATGGTTATTGCGATCAGTTAAGAAACTTTTGA
- the def gene encoding peptide deformylase, whose amino-acid sequence MRVLRYGAEVLQVKAAPVVKFDSELRKLFDRMIATMHAEHGVGLAAPQVGVSQQVAIIDISGGEDPGKLIRICNPEIIEQHGKQSVEEGCLSFPEIRAVITRPMQVLVRGQDPEGKVIEIEGKDLLARAFSHEIDHLNGVLIIDHVSALKRDLIRRRIKKKMAAGEWG is encoded by the coding sequence ATGCGGGTGCTCAGATACGGCGCGGAGGTCCTGCAAGTGAAAGCGGCGCCGGTAGTGAAATTCGACAGCGAGTTACGCAAATTGTTCGACCGCATGATTGCCACGATGCATGCGGAGCATGGTGTAGGTCTTGCTGCACCGCAGGTGGGAGTTTCGCAGCAAGTGGCCATAATTGACATTTCCGGCGGTGAAGATCCGGGCAAGCTCATTCGAATCTGTAATCCGGAGATCATTGAGCAGCATGGGAAACAAAGCGTGGAGGAAGGGTGCCTGTCTTTTCCGGAAATTCGTGCCGTCATTACACGGCCGATGCAGGTTTTGGTGCGCGGGCAGGATCCCGAGGGGAAGGTCATCGAGATCGAGGGTAAAGACCTTCTGGCGCGCGCCTTCTCACATGAGATTGACCATCTCAACGGAGTGCTGATCATTGATCATGTTTCTGCGCTGAAGCGGGACTTGATCCGGAGGCGAATCAAGAAAAAGATGGCGGCGGGCGAGTGGGGATAG
- the fmt gene encoding methionyl-tRNA formyltransferase — translation MNILFMGTPIFALPSLARLVESRHTVAGVFSQPDRPVGRSHTPTPPPVKRFAAIHHLPVYSPEKIRTDDVRETMAQLGPDVIVVVAYGKILPPWMLEMPRYGAINVHASLLPKYRGAAPIQWAVANGEIHTGVTTLQMDAGLDTGNILLQRAVAILPEDNAQTLHDKLAGLGAELLMESLEGIEEGSLHPRTQDDSQATLAPILKKEDGKLDWGWPANRIHNCVRGLNPWPGTFTTFRGGYLRVWRTGKPTEAGDMETESPPGTLIHRPHSALQVRTGGGACLSLLEVQPAGHRRMEGIDFLNGFRITPGEQLV, via the coding sequence ATGAATATCCTTTTTATGGGTACACCCATCTTCGCTCTCCCGTCGCTGGCCAGGCTGGTGGAATCCAGACACACCGTGGCAGGGGTGTTTTCGCAACCCGATCGTCCCGTAGGCCGCTCGCATACCCCCACCCCGCCGCCGGTCAAACGGTTCGCTGCCATTCACCATCTCCCTGTCTATTCGCCTGAGAAGATTCGGACCGATGACGTTCGGGAGACGATGGCGCAACTCGGGCCCGATGTCATTGTCGTTGTCGCCTACGGAAAGATCCTTCCCCCCTGGATGCTCGAGATGCCCCGATACGGCGCCATCAATGTTCACGCTTCCCTGCTCCCCAAATATCGCGGAGCAGCCCCGATCCAATGGGCGGTAGCAAACGGAGAGATCCACACGGGGGTCACCACCCTCCAAATGGACGCGGGCCTGGATACCGGCAACATACTTCTTCAACGCGCGGTGGCAATCCTTCCGGAGGACAATGCACAGACCCTGCATGACAAACTGGCTGGACTAGGAGCCGAACTGTTGATGGAATCGCTGGAGGGAATCGAGGAAGGCTCCCTCCATCCCCGGACGCAGGACGACTCTCAGGCGACCCTGGCGCCGATTCTCAAAAAGGAAGATGGGAAGCTCGACTGGGGCTGGCCGGCAAACAGAATCCACAACTGCGTTCGCGGACTGAACCCTTGGCCCGGAACCTTCACTACCTTTAGAGGAGGGTACCTTCGAGTCTGGAGAACGGGGAAGCCAACGGAAGCCGGGGACATGGAAACAGAATCCCCTCCGGGAACATTGATTCACCGACCGCATTCCGCTTTGCAGGTGCGGACGGGGGGAGGCGCATGTTTGAGCCTCCTGGAAGTCCAACCGGCAGGTCACCGCCGCATGGAAGGAATCGATTTTTTGAATGGCTTTAGAATTACCCCTGGAGAGCAACTGGTCTGA